In the genome of Streptomyces violaceoruber, the window CGCGTGGGACGGCGACTGGGAGACGCTCGTGATCACCGCGACGGGGCGCGACCCGGCCGCCCGTGCCGAGTTGCGGACCCGGCTGGCCGCCCTGCGCCTGGCCGAACTCCGCGAGGGTGTCTGGCTGCGCCCCGCCAACCTCGACCGCCCGCTGCCCACGGATCTCGGCCGGGTGGCCGAACGGCTTGTTTCACGTCCGGGGTCGCCGGCCGTCGAGCTGGCGGCGCGTCTGTGGCCGCTGGTCGACTGGGCGGACACCGCGAGGGCGCTGCTCGTCCACGTCGACCGGGCGCGGCGTCCGGCCGGCCTCCTCACGGCCTTCGCGGCCGTCGTGCGGCACCTGCTCGCCGACCCGGTGCTGCCCCCGGAACTGCTCCCGCCCGACTGGCCGGGGACGGCCCTGCGGGACGCCTACGCGCGCTATCAGCGGGAGCAGTCCGGGCAGGTCCGGGCGCACGGCCCCCGGACCTGACGCGTCACTTGTAGGTGATGTCGGACGAGGAGTACTTGCAGTACGTGCCGTCGGCGCCGGAGCCGTTCGAGTCCGGCTCGTCGCCGTCGTCGTTGCCGATGTACTTCTGGCACGGGACGATCTTCTTGCTGCTGTCCCCGACGATCGTGATGTTGCGCAGGGTCGCGCTGTCGCCGTAGTTGGTGTTGATGCCGGCGATCCGGCCACCCTTCCAGTTGACCTCGATGCCGTTGAGGTTGATGGTGCGCCTGTACTGCGTCGAGCAGTTGCCGCAGGACCGGACGAAGGTGCCGAAGTTCTTGACGGCGAAGCCGGAGATGTTCAGCGTTCCGGCGCCGTTGAACTGGAACACCTTGTCGTCGGCCTCCTTGGCGCCGCCGCCGGAGACGGTGTAGACGTTCGACGACGACGAGCCCCGGAAGGTCGCCGCGTCCTCGCCGACGTCCTCCCACCAGACGTTCTGGAGCGTGCAACTGCCCTTGCAGTGCACGCCGTCCGCGGCCGGGGCGCCGATGATCACGTTCTTCAGGACGGCGCCGGGGGCCAGTTCCAGGATCGGGCCCTGGTCCTCGTCCTGGCCGCCGGAGCCCAGGTCGCCGGTGCCGTACAGGCGCTTCATCCCGTAGTCCTTGGTGCCGGAGACCGACAGGGTGGAGGAGACGCCTTCGCTGCCGTTGGGTGTCGGCCAGGTGGCGGCCTGCGCCGAGGAGGCTCCGGACGTCATGAGCATGCCAACCGAGAGGCCGAGTGCGCCCAGCGCGCCGGTCACCGCGCGCCGCGCGCGCGGTCGTGTCACAGCGGTCATGTTCTGATCCCTTCCATAGGGAGTGGGGGTGGAACGGAACATGTACGTGAACGTCGTGCGTCACCATGACCGAGAATGTGAGCGCGCGACCCCGCTTGTGGGGAAAGGTGGAGCCGCGGCGTTCACGACGGACATGCTGATGAACGGACCGTAGAGGGTAAGCGCTTTCTAGTCAACGGCTCGGGCGACGGTCCGCCTCACATGCCCCAGCCGTACTGGTCCGGCATCCGGGCGTCCACGCCCAGCTCCCGCGCCGCGTGCTGGGCCCAGGACGGATTGCGCAGCAGCTCGCGGCCCAGCAGCACCGCGTCGGCCTCGCCGTTGGCCAGGATCTTCTCGGCCTGCCCGGGCTCGGTGATCAGCCCTACGGCGGCGACCGGCAGCGTGGATCCGGCCTTCACGCGCGCGGCGAACGGGACCTGGTAGCCGGGCCCGGTCGGGATCCGGACGCGCGGGACGTTGCCGCCGGTGGACACGTCGAGCAGGTCGATGCCGTGGGCCTCGAGGTCGCGGGCGAAGCGGACGGTGTCGTCCGGCGTCCAGCCGCCCTCCTCCAGCCAGTCGGTCGCCGAGACGCGGAAGAACAGCGGCTTGTCGTCGGGCCAGACCTCCCGTACCGCGTCCACGACCTCCAGGGCGAACCTGGTGCGGTTCGCGTACGAGCCGCCGTAGGCGTCGGTGCGCTGGTTGGAGTGCGGCGACAGGAACTCGTGGATCAGGTAGCCGTGGGCGCCGTGGATCTCGGCGATCTCGAAACCGGCGGCCAGGGCCCGGCGTGCGGCGTCCGCGAACCGGCCGACGACTTCCTGGATCTGCGGGACCGTCAGCTCGGTCGGCACCGGATGCCGCTCGTCGAACGCGAGTGCGCTCGGGGCCAGCGGCTGCCAGCCGTACGCGTCCGCCCCCACCGGCGCCCCGCCCCTCCAGGGCTGCGCGGTGGAGGCCTTCCGGCCCGCGTGAGCCAGCTGGACCGCCGGAACCGTGCCCTGCGAGCGCAGGAAGCCCGTGATCCGGCGGAACGCCTCGACCTGCGTGTCGTTCCACAGCCCGAGGTCCTGCGGGGAGATGCGGCCCTCGGGCGACACGCCCGTGGCCTCCACGACGATCAGGCCGGTGCCTCCCACCGCGCGGGCGCCGTAGTGCGCGAAGTGCCAGTCGCCGGGCACACCCGCCGACGGGCCTTCCGGTGCCGCGGAGTACTGGCACATCGGCGGCATCCAGATCCGGTTCGGGATCGTGGTGTCACGGAGTCGGAAGGGCTCGAAGAGGGCGCTCATGGCGGGCTGCTCCTGGGTCGCGGCGGATCGGGGCGACTCGTACGGTAACTCTCGTAGTACGTCGAGTGTCAAACTACGGCGTCCTTCGTACAATGGGAACCCCTCCTGACCGGTGGGACCCCCCGGAGAACTGGAGCCGCCGTGACCCCCGCCGCCACTGCCGCCGGCACCCGTGAGCTGCCGCATCCGACGCGTGCGGAGATCCGGCTGGAGGGGGTGCTGCACGCCCTCTCCGACCCGGTGCGGCTGCGGATCGTGCGGGACCTCGCCGCCGACAGCGGCGCACTCTTCTCCTGCTCGCACTTCGACCTGCCGGTCACCAAGTCCACCACCACGTACCACTTCCGGGTGCTGCGCGAGAGCGGGGTGATCCGGCAGACCTACCGGGGCACGGCCAAGATGAACGGACTGCGCAGGGACGATCTGGACATCGTGTTCCCGGGGCTGCTCGACGCCCTGCTGGACGCGGCCGCCCGCCAGGCCGCCGCGTCCCGGCGCGACCCGCTGCGCTGACAGGGTGCCGCAGCCGATGAACGAAGCGTGTTCCGTTCGTATGGAATGTGATCATTCGGTTACGTTGCGTATGTGCTCGAAGCATCCTTCGTTGATCGTTCTCTTCAGCTTTCCGACCGCTGTCCGGACGACGGTGAGATGTCCGTGCGGCACGCCTGGGTGGTGAGCGAGGGCTCCACCACGACCTCGTGGTTCGACGTCCGGCTGGCCTTCGCCGACGGCGCCCGGGTGGACGCGCTCGCCGTGCTGTCCGGTGCGCACGTGCGGGTCGAGGACGTACGGGCCCGGCCGCCGCTGTCCCTCGACGACCTGGCGGTACTGGCCGAGTGGCTGGAGGATCCGCTCTTCGAGGCCTGCGTCGCGGCCCCCGCGCGTGGCACGCCGGCCGAGCCGCGGCGGGCCCGGGCCCCGTGGCCGCGCGGGCGGGAGGGGCGCAGGCTCGTCGCGCAGGAGTACCGGTCGGCCCGGGAAGAGGGCGGCGATCCGGTCCTCGCGGTGATGCGCGCGACCGGGCACAGCAGACGCAGGTCGCTCAGGCTGATCGGCCAGGCGCGCGACGAGGGGTTCCTGGCGCCCCGTCGCGCGCGCCGCTGAGGCACCTGCGCGGGCGCGCCCCGGCACCGGACCGCCGCATCGTCACAGCATCGCGCGCATGCGTGAGATCTCGCTCGTCTGCTGGGCGACCACGTCGTCCGCCATCTCCTCGATCAGCACGTTGTTGCCCCCGGACTTCACGTCCGTGGCCATGCTGATCGCCCCCTCGTGGTGAGTGATCATCAGGGTGAGGAAGAGCCGGTCGAAGGCCTTGCCCTCGGCCGCGCGCAGCTGCTTCAGCTGTGCCTCGGTCGCCATGCCCGGCATCGCGGCATGGTCGTGACCGCCGCCCGTCACCTTCTCGCCGTGCGTCCCGAGCCAGCCCTCCATCGCCTTGATCTCCGGCCCCTGCGCGGCCGAGATCCGTTCTGCCAGCTTCTTGACCTGGCCGGACTCGGCCTGCTTCGGAGCCAGTTCGGTCATCTTCAGCGCCTGGGCGTGGTGCTGGATCATCATCCGCGCATACGAGACGTCCGCGGAGTTGGGGGAGTCGTCGTCGGCGCGCCGCTTCTCGGCGTCCTCGGCGGACAGGGTCCGGTTGCCCTCGCCCGGCTTGCCCGGTGCGATCACCGAGGGGCCGGCGGCGGCCGCCGAGCCGGTGTCCGGTCCCGAGTCGCAGGCTCCCAGCCCGAGTACGGCCAGTGCGGTCAGCGAGGCCGTGACGAGTGACGCGCGGGACATCGCGGGGCGAAAGGACACAACGACCTCCTGTGGCTGCGGGTGCCCCTCTGGGTGGAGCGAGGCGGAGCACCTTGTGGGTGCGGTGACCGTCCTAGCACGCTTCCGCGCGCCACTGATCAAAAAACTTCATTGCGAGTTTGTTGCCCCCTGTTGGTATGTGCATGGCGAAGACGATACTGCGGGGTGCGTGAACCGTTCCGACGGGAACGGACGTTGGGAGGAAACAGTGACCCTGTTGAACAACCCGCGAACGCGGCGCAGACGCCTGGGAGTCGCGGCTGCCGCCGCCGGACTCCTGTCCGCGCTGCTCACCGCCGGCCCGGCCGTGGCGACCCCCGACCCCGGGGACAGCCCGGCCACCTCGAAGGAGGTGTCCAAGAGCGCGCGCGCCGAGGTGCGCGACGCCATCGAGAGCGGTGACATACCCGGCCAGGACGAGATCGTCCACTCGGACAACATCGAGCACCTGACCAACATCCCCAAGGACGCACTGCCCGGCACCAACTCGGACCTGGCCTTCCAGGGCCGGTACGCCTTCGCCGGGAACTACGACGGCTTCCGCATCTTCGACATCAAGAACCCGAAGAAGCCGAGGACCGTCGCCCAGGTACTGTGTCCCGGCTCGCAGAACGACATCTCGGTCTCCGGAGACCTGCTCTTCCTGTCGACCGACTCCTCGCGCAGCGACAGCAGTTGCAACAGCACCACGCAGCCCGCGACCGAGAAGTCCTCCTGGGAGGGCATGAAGGTCTTCGACATCAGCGACAAGCGGAACCCGAAGTACGTCGCCGCCGTCGAGACCGCCTGCGGCTCGCACACCCACACGCTGGTGCCCGAGCGCAGGAACGTCTACATCTACGTCTCCTCGTACTCGCCGAACGCCGCCTACCCCGACTGCAAGCCGCCGCACGACGGGATCTCCGTGATCAAGGTGCCGCGCAAGGCGCCCGAGCGGGCGGCCCTCGTGGGCTTCCCGGTGCTGTTCCCCGGTGAGGGCCCCGACGGCGGCGGCAACCCGGGCGGGCCCACCAACCCTGGCGTCTCCAAGACCACCGGCTGCCACGACATCACCGTCCTGCCCTCCGAGGACCTCGCCGCCGGCGCCTGCATGGGCGACGGCATCCTGTTCTCCATCAAGGACCCCGAGCGCCCGAAGGTCATCGACCGCGTCCAGGACAACGTGAACTTCGCGTTCTGGCACTCGGCGACCTTCAACCAGCGCGCGAACAAGGTCGTGTTCACCGACGAGCTGGGCGGCGGCGGCGCCGCCACCTGCAACGCGGAGATCGGCCCGAACCGCGGCGCCGACGGCATCTACGACATCGTCGGCCGGGGCGACCACCGCAAGCTGGTCTTCCGCAGTTACTTCAAGATTCCGCGCCACCAGGCGGACACCGAGAACTGCGTGGCCCACAACGGCTCGCTGATCCCGGTCAAGGGCAAGGACATCATGGTCCAGGCCTGGTACCAGGGCGGCATCTCCGTCTGGGAGTTCACCGACTCCTCGCGGCCCAAGGAGATCGCCTACTTCGAGCGGGGACCGCTGACCACCGACACGATGACCACCGGCGGTTCCTGGTCGGCGTACTACTACAACGGCTACATCTACTCGAACGACATCGCCAAGGGCTTCGACGTCCTCAAGCTCAGCGACCGGCGCACCGACCCGGCCAAGCGGGTCCACCTGCGGGAGCTCAACACGCAGACGCAGCCGGACTACTTCGACTGAGGACTCCGGTCCGTCCGGTCCTGCCGGTCGGGCACACCGGTCGCGAAGAACCGCGACAGGTCCGGGTCGCACGTCGTCCCGCCGGGCGTTTCGGCGTCCGGCGGGACGCCCAGCTTCCAGTCCAGCCGGTAGCGCTCGAACAACTCGGCGCGCAGCTCCGGCACCGGCATCGGCACCCCCGGCACGAGAGCGGCGAAGACGGCTCCCATCAGCTGTGCGCGCAGCATCGGGTAGTCGCGGTCGACGTCCCGCGAGCCGTGCCGGGCCACCGTGTCCCGCAGCAGCTCCGCCAGCCTCCGCTGCTCCGGGCACGGCACGAAGCCCACCTCCGCCTGGAGCAGGCCCGCCATGTGCTGGCGCATGAGCACCGGCCGGTCCCGGGCGAGCCCCAGGATCGCGTCGACGGCCCGCGCCAGCCGCTCACGCCCGTCGGCGGTGCGCGGCTCGCGCTCCAGGGCCTCCTCCAGGGTGCGGTGCATCAACCGGTGCACGGCGGACTGCACCAGCTGGCGCTTTCCGGGGAAGTAGTACGAGACCAGTCCCCGCGCGGAGCCCGCCCGGTCCGCGATGTCGCCCAGCGTGGTCGCCTCGTACCCGCGCTCGCCCACCAGCTCCACGGCGGCCTGCAGAAGACGCTCCTTCGAGCGCCGCCGCAATTCTTCATTGACCGAGGCGCTGCGCGGGGACATGCTGTACTCCTGCGTTGACTGGCTGCCAGCCAACTATACTCGGCGCAGACGGAGGGGCCCCAGCGGCCGCTCCGGCTACCGTCTGCCTCGGGCGACACGGGGGATCGTCCGAGGCGGGCGGAACCACCCGGTGGTTGCCTCGGGCTACGTGGCAAGCTCCAGCACCGGCCGCAGTCCCGCCGGGCGCTCGGCCACCGGCAAGTGGTCGACGAAGTGCACCCCGCACCCGAGTGCCGCCGCGCCACCGTCCGCGCGCCGGTCGTCGCCGACCATCAGCGTCCGCTCCGGCTCCACGCCCAGCGCCGCGCAGGCGACGCCGAACAGCCGGGCGTCGGGCTTGCGGATGCCGTGCTCGTACGACAGGACGTACGTGTCCACGTACCGGTCGAGGCCGTGGGCGCGGAAGACCGGTCGCAGGTCCCAGCCGATGTTGCTGACCACCCCCACGGCGATTCCGCGCCCGCGCAACGCGCTCAGCACCTCGGCGGCGTCGGGGTAGGGACTCCACGCGTCCGGCGACATGTGCCGCTCGTACAGCACGTCGTGCAGGCCCGGGTCAGGCAGCGGCACCTGTCGGGAGAGCCCGGTGTACGCGGCCCGGTGCAGCGCGGAGCTGTCGTCGCGGATCTCCCACACCTCGGCGAGTTCCTCCGGAACCCGTAGCGGCGGTGCGCCGCCGGGCAGCGCTCCCGCCCGCTCGAGAGCCTCGGCCTTCTCGGCCAACTCCGGCGCGGCGAGCTCCAGTCCGGCATCGTCGAGCGCCGCGCGCAGCCAGGCTTCGGTGGATTCGATCCGGAACAGGGTCCCGGAGAAGTCGAACAGAACGGCGGTCATGGCCGGATCCTAGGGGGCGAAGGATGCGACCGGGGGTGCCGTGGTGCGGGCGGAACCCGGTCCGGCGGGCCGGCGCGCCGCTCACGGATGGCCGCGCCGGTGCACCACCACCGCGAGCGCCACGACCAGACCGCCCAGGAGCCAGCCGCCGAGCACGTCCGTGGCCCAGTGGACGCCGAGCCACACCCGGGTCACGCCGACCCCGGCCACGGAGACCACGGCGACGGCCATACCGGTGCGGCGCGGGCCGCGCCCGGTGTCGTAGTGGTGGAGCAGCCACACCAGCAGGCCGCACACGAACGTCGCGGTCATGGCGTGCCCGGAGGGGAAGGCCGCGTAGTGCGCGGAGTCCACGGGGTCCGGCCAGACCGGGCGGGGGCGGTCCACCGCCGCCTTGAGGGCCTGTTGCAGCAGGCTGCCCAGCAGACACGTGGCTCCCAGCCACACCGCCGTCCAGCGGTCCGCCCGGCGCCACCACAGCCACAGCACCACCACCGCGCACAACAGGCGCATGGTCCAGGTGTCCCACACCCAGTCGGTGAGGATCCGCATGGCGTGGGTGAGGCCGCCTTCCTCGACGGCCCAGCGGTGGGTCGTGCCGGCGATGTCCTCGTCCAGCCGCAGCAGCGGACGCCATTCGACGGCCACCAGGGTGAGCAGGAGCGCGGAGCACACGGTCAGTACCCAGGTGACACGGAGGGCGGTGCGTGGCTGCGGCGGGGCGGGCGGGGAGTCGACCGGCGGCGTCTGCATGCTGCGATCCTCGCCGAACTGAGGGCTCCGGGGCCAATGCCGTGGTGGGACACCCCCTA includes:
- a CDS encoding DUF6214 family protein codes for the protein MSVRHAWVVSEGSTTTSWFDVRLAFADGARVDALAVLSGAHVRVEDVRARPPLSLDDLAVLAEWLEDPLFEACVAAPARGTPAEPRRARAPWPRGREGRRLVAQEYRSAREEGGDPVLAVMRATGHSRRRSLRLIGQARDEGFLAPRRARR
- a CDS encoding PaaX family transcriptional regulator C-terminal domain-containing protein yields the protein MTGSGDPGGLTLRPLSARSVVLSLLLGTHPPELPARDLVRLVAGFDVGASTARAALSRMAAAGDLRRTDTGYRLSERLLERQRRQDEALRPHTRAWDGDWETLVITATGRDPAARAELRTRLAALRLAELREGVWLRPANLDRPLPTDLGRVAERLVSRPGSPAVELAARLWPLVDWADTARALLVHVDRARRPAGLLTAFAAVVRHLLADPVLPPELLPPDWPGTALRDAYARYQREQSGQVRAHGPRT
- a CDS encoding pectate lyase, translating into MTAVTRPRARRAVTGALGALGLSVGMLMTSGASSAQAATWPTPNGSEGVSSTLSVSGTKDYGMKRLYGTGDLGSGGQDEDQGPILELAPGAVLKNVIIGAPAADGVHCKGSCTLQNVWWEDVGEDAATFRGSSSSNVYTVSGGGAKEADDKVFQFNGAGTLNISGFAVKNFGTFVRSCGNCSTQYRRTINLNGIEVNWKGGRIAGINTNYGDSATLRNITIVGDSSKKIVPCQKYIGNDDGDEPDSNGSGADGTYCKYSSSDITYK
- a CDS encoding phosphatase PAP2 family protein — its product is MQTPPVDSPPAPPQPRTALRVTWVLTVCSALLLTLVAVEWRPLLRLDEDIAGTTHRWAVEEGGLTHAMRILTDWVWDTWTMRLLCAVVVLWLWWRRADRWTAVWLGATCLLGSLLQQALKAAVDRPRPVWPDPVDSAHYAAFPSGHAMTATFVCGLLVWLLHHYDTGRGPRRTGMAVAVVSVAGVGVTRVWLGVHWATDVLGGWLLGGLVVALAVVVHRRGHP
- a CDS encoding LVIVD repeat-containing protein, encoding MTLLNNPRTRRRRLGVAAAAAGLLSALLTAGPAVATPDPGDSPATSKEVSKSARAEVRDAIESGDIPGQDEIVHSDNIEHLTNIPKDALPGTNSDLAFQGRYAFAGNYDGFRIFDIKNPKKPRTVAQVLCPGSQNDISVSGDLLFLSTDSSRSDSSCNSTTQPATEKSSWEGMKVFDISDKRNPKYVAAVETACGSHTHTLVPERRNVYIYVSSYSPNAAYPDCKPPHDGISVIKVPRKAPERAALVGFPVLFPGEGPDGGGNPGGPTNPGVSKTTGCHDITVLPSEDLAAGACMGDGILFSIKDPERPKVIDRVQDNVNFAFWHSATFNQRANKVVFTDELGGGGAATCNAEIGPNRGADGIYDIVGRGDHRKLVFRSYFKIPRHQADTENCVAHNGSLIPVKGKDIMVQAWYQGGISVWEFTDSSRPKEIAYFERGPLTTDTMTTGGSWSAYYYNGYIYSNDIAKGFDVLKLSDRRTDPAKRVHLRELNTQTQPDYFD
- a CDS encoding DUF305 domain-containing protein, which codes for MSFRPAMSRASLVTASLTALAVLGLGACDSGPDTGSAAAAGPSVIAPGKPGEGNRTLSAEDAEKRRADDDSPNSADVSYARMMIQHHAQALKMTELAPKQAESGQVKKLAERISAAQGPEIKAMEGWLGTHGEKVTGGGHDHAAMPGMATEAQLKQLRAAEGKAFDRLFLTLMITHHEGAISMATDVKSGGNNVLIEEMADDVVAQQTSEISRMRAML
- a CDS encoding HAD family hydrolase; translated protein: MTAVLFDFSGTLFRIESTEAWLRAALDDAGLELAAPELAEKAEALERAGALPGGAPPLRVPEELAEVWEIRDDSSALHRAAYTGLSRQVPLPDPGLHDVLYERHMSPDAWSPYPDAAEVLSALRGRGIAVGVVSNIGWDLRPVFRAHGLDRYVDTYVLSYEHGIRKPDARLFGVACAALGVEPERTLMVGDDRRADGGAAALGCGVHFVDHLPVAERPAGLRPVLELAT
- a CDS encoding NADH:flavin oxidoreductase/NADH oxidase; its protein translation is MSALFEPFRLRDTTIPNRIWMPPMCQYSAAPEGPSAGVPGDWHFAHYGARAVGGTGLIVVEATGVSPEGRISPQDLGLWNDTQVEAFRRITGFLRSQGTVPAVQLAHAGRKASTAQPWRGGAPVGADAYGWQPLAPSALAFDERHPVPTELTVPQIQEVVGRFADAARRALAAGFEIAEIHGAHGYLIHEFLSPHSNQRTDAYGGSYANRTRFALEVVDAVREVWPDDKPLFFRVSATDWLEEGGWTPDDTVRFARDLEAHGIDLLDVSTGGNVPRVRIPTGPGYQVPFAARVKAGSTLPVAAVGLITEPGQAEKILANGEADAVLLGRELLRNPSWAQHAARELGVDARMPDQYGWGM
- a CDS encoding TetR/AcrR family transcriptional regulator, with translation MSPRSASVNEELRRRSKERLLQAAVELVGERGYEATTLGDIADRAGSARGLVSYYFPGKRQLVQSAVHRLMHRTLEEALEREPRTADGRERLARAVDAILGLARDRPVLMRQHMAGLLQAEVGFVPCPEQRRLAELLRDTVARHGSRDVDRDYPMLRAQLMGAVFAALVPGVPMPVPELRAELFERYRLDWKLGVPPDAETPGGTTCDPDLSRFFATGVPDRQDRTDRSPQSK
- a CDS encoding ArsR/SmtB family transcription factor; translation: MTPAATAAGTRELPHPTRAEIRLEGVLHALSDPVRLRIVRDLAADSGALFSCSHFDLPVTKSTTTYHFRVLRESGVIRQTYRGTAKMNGLRRDDLDIVFPGLLDALLDAAARQAAASRRDPLR